The following proteins come from a genomic window of Nitrosopumilaceae archaeon AB1(1):
- the dph5 gene encoding diphthine synthase: protein MILWFVGLGTSPPDSIPLAAVNIASSVDILYLEQFTSPFGDMNIQDIESLGYKCIKIAKRWQVEDGTEILKNAKEQTVVLAAYGDPYIATTHIELRSRAIKEGIETRTIHAASALTSLIGECGLHYYKVGRTTTIMGGKNTTTTPYYTTQKNMLESNHTILLLEYNQDQDFFLDPKQALEMLLNEEKEQIRNVFNSDTCIIVASRVGQVEQKIIVGDLSHMLDVDFGKPPHTVIIPGSMHFTESDALELFADCLDEPKDNSSRVKKISHQMLTKYIPMVNCALDDITSHYINTEFKTVLENAKLYVKDAENFLEMGRDEVAILSIGYADGLVDALRMGKGMEPRM from the coding sequence ATCATACTGTGGTTTGTAGGTCTTGGCACATCACCGCCCGATTCAATTCCACTAGCTGCTGTGAATATTGCATCTAGTGTTGATATTCTTTATCTTGAACAATTTACTAGCCCCTTTGGAGATATGAACATACAAGATATCGAATCTCTTGGATACAAATGTATCAAAATTGCCAAACGATGGCAAGTGGAGGATGGTACTGAAATATTAAAAAATGCAAAAGAGCAGACGGTTGTCTTGGCAGCCTATGGGGATCCATATATTGCAACTACACACATTGAATTACGCTCAAGGGCAATCAAAGAAGGTATTGAGACTAGAACCATTCATGCTGCATCTGCCTTGACCTCATTAATTGGTGAGTGTGGATTGCACTATTACAAAGTTGGACGTACAACAACCATCATGGGTGGGAAAAACACAACAACCACTCCATATTATACAACCCAAAAAAATATGCTCGAGTCAAATCACACCATTCTACTGTTAGAGTATAATCAAGATCAAGATTTTTTTCTTGATCCAAAACAAGCACTTGAAATGCTGCTTAATGAAGAGAAAGAGCAGATACGAAATGTCTTCAATTCCGATACGTGCATAATTGTTGCATCACGAGTAGGTCAGGTGGAGCAAAAAATCATTGTGGGGGATTTATCTCACATGCTTGATGTAGATTTTGGTAAACCACCACACACTGTTATAATACCTGGTAGCATGCATTTTACAGAGTCTGACGCACTAGAATTATTTGCAGATTGTTTAGATGAGCCAAAAGACAACTCTTCTAGAGTCAAGAAAATATCTCATCAAATGCTGACTAAATACATCCCAATGGTAAACTGTGCACTAGATGACATTACATCACATTACATCAATACTGAATTTAAAACTGTTCTTGAGAATGCAAAATTGTATGTAAAAGATGCTGAAAATTTTTTAGAGATGGGTCGTGATGAAGTTGCAATACTTAGTATAGGTTATGCTGATGGTCTGGTAGATGCACTTCGTATGGGCAAAGGCATGGAGCCACGCATGTGA